The Lactuca sativa cultivar Salinas chromosome 2, Lsat_Salinas_v11, whole genome shotgun sequence genome includes a window with the following:
- the LOC111892374 gene encoding uncharacterized protein LOC111892374 codes for MGSEQNESLDQVIVDCGDIPDYCQFRFLEFAYKLNKEEHYGKPMWWIGMYIALASLFCIIVMVADLLHGLRNRKFWFPCKYFTLNAATVTVIGVAIKLPNGLTDLTPSHVDRIAKLGGLSFMCTIMANLLPSLATMESKELVSNMIGLGILVITLAVNLCIQISTGVVSYNTSEEPFETQIGSTPLGILLTGPKFIATIYVAMLLLLLMIYACSCLAILKTKQILESKYQAAHQEASKELQQGERLTVEKLQHHVRNYWIMAGTGSPQFMTVCSATTSASGVICLISTALHVYIIIPKDDKDMMEYDTDYKWSMLVILIIQFIGVILGTLAPISRCFAALSFKLSEQWIRNHIKVFKVESYWTQKLSDWEKRRVPNIPFRSPGLRGKIVIEKLKILFLSICIQFQETFVVACKMIGVIPLLFLICVSYCWKWLKAMFSSLLSLKCVSYCWKRLKAMFSSPDSVSERNPENQGKDDSRYVLQLEDDTEFAERTLKGISKSVNRLIQKAEKKQPKNLMKLLEGSSGFKGVEEFDSPLVPSLGSKEYLNCWSLPLVTLTAIAIFLKDEGEIDELLSGVDEGLVYVAHVEESLNVTDEDKCIQKVAKTLCVEVEVRRKWFGNKLPKPGYTAGKILKWLRDISRNMVNDHLENDDSKYSSIAANSMYRITETLILSHQTNIDQVSQDEIFKQLSSMIADILAACLTNLPQAIAMKCHAREIEKREASVHAAAQLLGETTKIINTLQHRQLPNLTEDKLPFIDKWRDYYLMHP; via the coding sequence ATGGGATCCGAGCAAAATGAGTCGCTTGATCAAGTTATTGTGGATTGCGGGGATATTCCAGATTATTGCCAGTTTCGCTTTTTGGAATTCGCATACAAGTTGAATAAGGAAGAGCACTACGGAAAACCTATGTGGTGGATTGGGATGTATATCGCATTAGCATCTCTGTTTTGCATCATTGTAATGGTGGCTGATTTATTACATGGTTTGCGTAACAGAAAGTTCTGGTTTCCATGTAAGTATTTCACTTTGAATGCTGCTACTGTTACTGTGATAGGTGTCGCAATAAAGCTACCCAATGGTCTCACCGATCTAACACCAAGTCATGTGGACCGCATTGCAAAGCTTGGAGGCTTGAGCTTCATGTGTACTATTATGGCGAATCTATTGCCTTCTCTAGCAACCATGGAAAGCAAGGAACTCGTCTCAAACATGATAGGTTTAGGTATTCTGGTGATCACCTTGGCTGTGAACCTTTGCATTCAAATAAGCACGGGAGTTGTCTCCTACAACACGTCTGAGGAGCCGTTTGAGACTCAAATAGGATCTACACCGCTAGGCATATTACTAACAGGCCCAAAGTTCATAGCAACGATTTATGTAGCTATGTTACTCCTGTTGCTCATGATATATGCATGCTCATGTTTAGCAATTCTCAAGACCAAACAGATTCTAGAATCCAAATACCAAGCGGCTCATCAAGAAGCTTCAAAGGAGCTACAGCAAGGAGAAAGATTAACTGTTGAAAAGTTACAGCATCATGTGAGAAACTACTGGATCATGGCAGGAACCGGAAGCCCTCAATTCATGACGGTTTGCTCTGCTACAACTTCTGCTTCTGGGGTAATATGTCTTATAAGCACTGCATTGCACGTTTATATTATCATACCAAAAGATGATAAAGATATGATGGAATATGATACGGATTATAAGTGGTCAATGTTAGTGATTCTCATAATACAGTTTATCGGAGTCATATTAGGAACACTTGCCCCTATTTCTAGATGTTTTGCAGCCTTAAGCTTTAAGTTGTCCGAACAGTGGATTAGGAACCATATCAAGGTCTTTAAAGTGGAGAGCTACTGGACTCAGAAGTTATCAGATTGGGAAAAGAGAAGGGTACCAAATATCCCATTCAGAAGCCCCGGCCTCAGAGGGAAGATTGTCATTGAGAAATTAAAAATCCTATTTCTCAGCATTTGCATACAATTTCAGGAGACATTCGTGGTAGCTTGCAAGATGATAGGGGTTATTCCACTTCTCTTTTTGATATGTGTCTCCTACTGTTGGAAGTGGTTAAAGGCCATGTTTAGCTCACTTCTCTCTTTGAAATGTGTCTCCTATTGTTGGAAGCGATTGAAGGCCATGTTTAGCTCCCCAGACAGTGTGTCGGAACGAAATCCAGAGAATCAAGGAAAAGATGATAGCAGGTATGTTTTGCAGCTTGAAGACGACACGGAGTTTGCAGAGAGAACATTGAAAGGCATATCAAAATCGGTGAATCGCTTAATCCAAAAGGCTGAAaaaaaacaacccaaaaatcttatgaagctTTTAGAGGGATCCAGCGGTTTTAAAGGAGTTGAAGAGTTTGACAGCCCTCTTGTTCCATCTTTAGGTTCAAAAGAATATCTCAATTGTTGGAGCTTACCGTTGGTAACACTGACAGCTATCGCCATTTTTTTGAAAGATGAAGGTGAAATTGATGAGTTGTTGAGTGGTGTGGATGAAGGTCTTGTTTATGTCGCACATGTGGAAGAAAGCCTCAACGTCACCGATGAGGATAAATGCATTCAAAAGGTCGCTAAAACTTTGTGTGTAGAAGTTGAAGTCCGCCGGAAATGGTTTGGAAACAAGCTGCCAAAACCTGGGTATACAGCTGGAAAGATTCTTAAATGGTTGAGGGACATATCTAGAAACATGGTCAATGATCACTTGGAAAATGATGACTCCAAATACAGTTCTATTGCTGCCAATTCAATGTATCGGATCACCGAAACACTCATTCTCTCCCATCAAACCAACATTGACCAGGTTAGTCAAGATGAAATATTTAAGCAATTATCATCAATGATCGCTGACATATTGGCTGCGTGTCTCACCAACTTACCCCAAGCCATAGCAATGAAATGCCATGCAAGGGAGATAGAGAAAAGGGAGGCGAGTGTCCATGCAGCAGCTCAACTTCTCGGTGAGACTACAAAAATAATCAACACCCTTCAACATCGTCAACTTCCAAACTTGACTGAAGACAAGTTGCCGTTTATCGACAAGTGGCGTGATTACTACTTGATGCATCCTTAA